Below is a window of bacterium DNA.
CCCCGCCGATCTGCTGGGCACGGCGATCGTCGAGGCGGGAGGTGCCATCAGCGCCGGGAGCGCCGTGAAGTCGGGCGCCGATGGCCGGGCGCTGGCCTACGACACCGGCACCAAGGTGGGCATCGCCCTGACGGGTGCGACCGCCGCCGGGCAGCGCATCGAGGTGCTTTTGCTGCCGAGCGCGTGAGAAGCTCTGTGAGCGTTTTTTCGCCGACCAGCTACCTATCCCTTATCCATTGCCGGTAAACCTCGGTAAACCCGTTTACCGGACGTCGTAGAGGCATTCAGGAGACAGACCCATGCCCCAGATGACCCCCGCCCAGGCCCGCGTGATCGATCCGATCCTCACCGAGGTCGCGCGCGGTTACCAGAACGCCGCCTACATCGGCAATGCGCTCTTCCCGGTCGTGCCGGTCGGGTTGCGCGGCGGCAAGATCCTCCAGTTCGGCAAGGAGCATTTCCGGCTCTACAACACCGCCCGCGCACCGGGCTCGGACGTCGCCGTGATCCAGTTCGGCTATGCCGGCCAGTCCTATGCCCTGGCGGATCACGCCATCGCCGGGCTGGTCCCGGTCGAGGACCTCGAGGAGGCCTCGCAACAGCCCGGCATCGATCTGGGGAGCGACGCGGTGCGCTCGGTGCAGGACATCATCGCGATCAAGCTCGAAGTCGAGCAGGCGACCCTGGCCCGCAACGCCGCGCTCTACGCCGCGAGCAACAAGGCGACGCTATCCGGTGCCAGCCAATGGTCCGATCCGTCCTCCGATCCGATCAAGGCGATCGAGGACGCGAAAGAGGCGATCCGCGGCCAGGTGGTGATGCGGCCCAACACCCTGGTGCTGGGGCCGAAGGTGTTCGCCGCCCTGAAGCAGCACCCGAAGATCATCGACCGCATCAAATACACCGGCCGCGACGTGCCGACCGCGGAGCTCCTCGCCAGCCTGTTCGGGGTGCAGCGGGTGGTGTCCGGGGATGCCGTCTACCAGGATGCCGACGGTGTCATGGTGGACGTCTGGGGCAAGGACGCGATCCTCGCCTACACCAACCTTTCGGGCATCGCCTCGCGCAGGGTGCCTTCCTATGGCTACACCTACCGGCTGCGCAATTTCCCGGTGGTGGAAACGCCGTGGTACAACCCCGCCAAGCTGAGCTGGATGTATCCGGTGCGCGACGCCATGAGCGCGGTGTTGGCGGGCGCCGAGGCCGGGTTCCTGTTCCAGAACGCGGTCGCGTAATGAAAGTCGAGGTCCTGATCGATAGCCTCGATCACGACGGCCGGCGCCTCGCGCCGGGTGAGGTGATCGAGGTCGAGCATCCGGAAGCGCTCCTCGCGCTGGGCGCGGTGCGCCCCGCCGCCGAAGAATACCCACGAATGGGTGACATGGACGCCACCGACCCTCGCAGTCCCGTCCCGGGTGCTGCCGGGACGGGCCGGAAACGGAAGTAAGCCGTGCGCTACGTCTCCCAAGCCGACATCGAGGCCGCGATCCCGCCGGACACCCTGCGACAACTCTCCAGCGACGATCCGCACGCCGCCGGCCCGGACTGGACGGTGGTGGAACAGGCGGTGGCCTACGCCGAGGAATTGATCGACGCCCATCTGCGCGGCCGTTACGCCCTGCCGCTTGCGACCGTGCCGACGGTGTTGCGCAACCTCACGATCGATCTCACCCGCTGCTGGTTGTACGGCCGCAGGCCCGAGGGCATGGATTTTCCCGAGGCGGTGCGGCGCGGCTGCGACAACGCCATGAAGCTCCTGAAGAGTCTCGCCGACGGCACGATCAGCCTGGGGTTGCCTACGGGGGAGTCGACTCCGACCGTCGGCAGCCCCTCGTTCCTTGCCCCGGGCCGGGTGATGGACGAGGGTGCGCTCTGATGGCCTCCACCCTGGCCCTGTTGGAGGCGGTGGTGAAGCGGCTCGCCGGGGCTTTTCCGCATCTCGCGGTGGAACTCTACCCGGAGCGTCCCTCCGAGTACCGGTTGAACCACCCCAGGGGCGCGCTCCTGGTGGGGTACGTCCGCAGTCACTACGGCGCTCCGGTCGACACCGAGATCATGGCCCAGGAGCGCAGCGTCGAGGTGAGCGTCGCGGTCCTCATGCGCGGGCTCCACGATGGCGCCGGCGCGGTGCCGACGCTCGATGCCGTGCGCCAGGCCGTGATCGGCTGGAAGATGCCGGACTGCGACAAGTCCAGGATCGTCGGCGACCGCTTCCTGGATCAGAGCGCGGGACTGTGGACCTATGAACTCACTTTTTCCGGCCGCACCCTGGTGCTGGAGGACGAGGAGCCCGACGCCGGGCCGATCCTGAAGCACATCACCACCGAGGACGGCTTCGAGCGCACCGAGACGATCAAACATCCGGACGGCAGCATCACCTACGAGGAGTTTCCGCCATGAAACGATTCCGTTACCAGGGGCCGGTGGCGAGCGTCACCCTGCCGGGCGGCCTCGATGTCAACTTCCATCCCGGCGCCGAGGTCGACCTGCCGGAGGACAACGACTATATCCGGACGCTCGTGGCGAAGGGGTTTTTGCTGCCCCTGCCGGCGCCGAAAGTCGCCCAGAAAGCGGACAAGGCGGACAGCGCCCAGCAGGAGAAGCCATGAACACCGATCAAGCCAAGGCCCGTATGTATGATCTCGAGAGGCACATGCGGGCGCTTGCGCCGGTCATCATCGGAGCGGCGCGGCGGGTGCGCGAGGCCGCGCTCGCCCATGCGTCCGTGACCGCGCCGGATTTCGAGGCGCTCAACGCCGGGTTGCTGCTCGATCAGGTGGCGTTGATCGCCGCCGAAGGCGTGCGCGCCCGCGATGAACTGAAGGCGCTGTCCGCCGAACGCGAGCGGCTGAAGGCTTATCTCGAAACCTTGGGAGACGGAGCATGAGCGAGCTCGATGTCACCGTGCGCAAGGCCAGGCTCTACGACCTGCACTTCGAGATCGAGCGGCAGACCGTGCGCGTGCGCGAGGCCGCCGAAGCCGCGCGGGGCTCGGCATGCGTCTGGTTCGAATGGAAGGGCTCGGTCCTCGACCTCATGAACATCGGTCAAGGCATCGGCCAGGTGCGCAAAGCGCTCGATCGCCTGGCCGCCGAGCATGAACGACTCACCCGCCTGCTCGCCGAGCGGGGCGAAACCCAGCAAGGAGTTTGAGCCATGCCCGCCCCTTTTCCGCGCGGTGAAGAGGCTCATGAGGCGGCGCTGCGTGACGAGGATTTCATCCGTCGCCAGCAGGTGATCCGCCAGGCGATGCTGGCCCATCTGTACGCGGCCAGGCGCGTCAATCGGACGGTCTACGTGCGCGACCTCACCCACGCCCTGGGACACGATCCCGCCGAGGCCGAGTTTGCCCTTGCCTATCTGGCCGAGGCTGGATTGATCGATCACAAATCGGTGCACGTGCGCATCACCACCGCCGGCATCGAGCGTTTTGAACAGGGAGACTGACTATGCCCGCCAATTTCCTGCACGGCGTCGAAACCATCGAGATCGAGAAGGGTCCGCGTCCGATCCGCGGCGTCAAGACTGCCGTGATCGGCCTGGTCGGCACCGCGCCGATGCTGGACGTCGATCCCGCCGACCGCACCCTGAACCGGATCCGGCTCGTCACCAACGACCGCGACGCCGAGCGCTACTTCGGCCAGAACCGCGCCGGCTTCACCATCCCGCGGGCGCTCGACGCGATCTTCGACCAGGGCAATGGCCCGATCTGCGTGGTGGTCAACGTCCTCGACCCGGCTACCGACACCACGGCCGTGACCGACGAGGCCAAGACGTTCGACGCCGCGACCGACCGGGCCCAGCTCGCCCACCCGCAGGTTTCGAACGTCGTCGTCAAGCACACGAGCGGCACGCCTGTCTATGTGCTCAATACCGACTACACCCTGGACGCCGCCAACGGCACGATCACCCGCAAAGCAGGCGGCGCCATCGCCTCGGGCCAGAGCGTGAAGGTCTCGTATTCCTGGCTGGATCCGTCGAAAGCCCTCAACGCCGACATCATCGGCACGGTCGACGGAGCCGGCAACCGCACCGGCATGCAGGCGCTCCTCAACGCCTACCAGGAACTCGGGTTCTTCCCCAAGATCCTGATCGCGCCCGGCTACTCGACCGCGAACGCGGTGGCCACGGAGTTGAACGTCTTGGCCGGAAAGCTGCGCGCCATCGCCCTGGTGGACGCCCCGGTCGGCACCACCGTGCAGCAGGCGATCACCGGCCGCGGCCCGTCGGGGGCGATCAACTTCAACTACTCTTCCGACCGCATGGTGCTCTGCTACCCGCACCTCAAGGTCTACGACGGCGCGACCGACAGCGAGATCCTGGAGCCCTTCTCGCCGCGGCTCGCCGGCCGCATCGCCGCGACCGACCAGGAGCGGGGCTATTGGTGGTCGGCCTCGAACCAGGAGATCAAGGGCATCGTCGGGGTGGAACTGCCGCTCACGGCGATGATCAACGACCCGACCACGGAGACCAACCTCCTGAACGAGGCCGGCATCGTCACCGTGTTCAACGCCTTCGGCTCGGGCCTCCGCACCTGGGGCAACCGCTCCGCGGCCTGGCCTTCGAACACGCATCCCAGGAACTTCATCAACATCCGCCGCACCGCCGACGTGATCCACGAGTCGATCGAGTACTCGATGCTGCAGTTTCTCGATCAGCCGATCACCGATGCCTTGATCGACGCCATCACCGAATCGGTCAACCTGTTCCTGCGCACGCTCGTCATGCGGGGCGCGCTCATCGACGGCAAGTGCTGGTGGGACAAGGCGAAGAACCCGGTCACGGAAATCGCGCTGGGACATCTCACCTTCGATATCACCTTCATGCCGCCGCCGCCCCTCGAGCGCGTCACCTTCGAGAGCTTCATCGACATCAACCTGCTGTCGCAATTGGGAGGTAACCGCTGATGGCCAAGATCGAAATCAACCGGCTCACCAACGCCAACGTCTACCTGGACGGTTCGTCCTTCCTTGGGCGGGCCATGGAAGTGGAATTGCCCAAGGTGACGCACAAGTTCGCCGAACACAAGGCGCTCGGCATGGTCGGCACCATCGAGGCCTGGTCCGGCATCGAGAAGATGGAGGCCAAGTTCAAGTGGAGTTCGTTCTACCGCGAGGTGCTGGGCAAGGCGGCCAACCCGTTCAAGGCGGTGGCCGTGCAGGTGCGCGGCAGCCTGGAGACCTATTCCAGCGCCGGGCGGGTCGCCGAGGTGGCGGTGGTGGCGCATCTCCTCGGCCAGTTCGATTCCATCCCGGCCGGCAACTACAAGCAGCACGAAAACGTCGAGATCGAGAACGGCATGGCGGTGTCCTACATCAAGCTGGTGGTGGACGGCGCCGAGGTGCTGGAGTTCGACGCCTTCGCCAACATCTACAAGGCGGACGGGCAGGATCTCCTGGCCACCTACCGGGCGAACATCGGGGGCTGAGATGAAACGCGACTGCTGGAGGAGCTGCTGACATGACCACCATCCCCCTGTCCGAACCCCTCAAGACCGGCGATGGCCGGCTTTTGAAGGAGCTCACGGTGCGGCCGCCGCGGGTCAAGGACTTGAAGGCCGCCCAACGCACCGGCGGCACGGCGGCCGAGCAGGAAGTCGCCCTGCTCGCGCTCCTCGTAGGCCTGGTGCCGGAGGATCTGGACGAACTCCTGGTGGCGGACTACAAGCGCCTCCAGGACACGTTTCGCGACCTGGTGGGTGACGGAGGCTGATCTCTGGCAGGGTGCGGCGATGCTCGCCCGCTGGTTCCGCTTCCCGCCGTCGGAGATCGACCGGCTCGAGATGCTGGATTTTTTGAAGTGGTGCGAGCTCGCGGCGGAGCAGATCAATCGGGAGACAAAAACGCGATGAACGGCGCCACGATCGCCACGACGATCGGTCCCGTCACAGGCAGGAACAACAATCCCCCCAACAAGGCCGCGGACGGACCGCCACCGGTCGAGAGGATCACCAGCGCGGACAGGAAATAGGCAATCAGTAGCAAAATCACTCCAAGCATCTTGGCACGATAGCACATGGCCGGATCCTCCGTAACCCTTGGAATCCTGATCACGGCCTCGGCGGGGGCGGCGCACGGAGCACTGCAGTCCCTCGGGCAGAATGTCGAGCGTCTCAAGGCGGTCACCGCCCAGGCTCGCTCGGCGCAGGTGGCCCTCGGGGGCGAGATGGCCAGGATGCGGTTGTGGGGAGCGCCGGTCGATGGACTGAAAGCTCGCTACGACCGCCTGGGCCGATCCATCGAACGGGTGTCCCAGACCCTCTCCGGGATCGAAAGAGCGCAAGCCAGGGTAGCCCTGCATCGCCAGGCGATCGGCGAGTTGTGGGGGCAGGCCGCCTCGACGGCGGGGCTGGCGATGTCTCTGGCGGCGCCGGTCCGGTCCGCCATCTCGTTCGAATCGGCCATGGCCGATGTGCGCAAGGTGGTGGATGGTTCCGACGCCGAGATCACCCGTCTCGGCGACACCCTGATCCGGATGAGCCGCAGTCTCCCGCTCGCCACCACGGAGCTGGCGCGGATCGCCGCCTCCGGCGGAGAGCTCGGCGTGGCGCTCAGGGACATCCCGGCCTTCACCGAGGAAGTGGCGAAGATGGCGGTGGCGTTCGACATGTCGGCCGAGGACGCGGGCGACGCCATGGCCAAGCTCGCCAACGTCTACAACATCCCGATCACGCAGATCGGCCGCCTCGGCGACGCCGTCAACCAACTCTCCAACGAATCCCCGGCCAAGGCGCGCGACATCGTCAACGCGCTCGCCCGCGTCGGCGGCGTGGCCAAGCAGTTCGGGCTATCGGCGGACCAGGCCGCGGCCCTGTCCAGCGCACTCATCGCCCTGGGCAAGCCGCCGGAGGTCGCGGGCATGGCCATCAACGCCATGCTCACGAAACTCGCCACCGCGGACAAACAAAGCAAGGATTTCCAGAAAGCGCTAGGCGGCATGGGGATGAGCGCGACCCAGCTCAAGCGGGCCATCGCCATGGATGCCCAGGGCGCACTGCTCGGATTCCTGAAGACCCTGGAGCGGGTGCCGGCCGCCGAGCGCACCGGCATCCTGGTGGACCTGTTCGGTCTCGAGTATGCCGACGACGTGGCGGTGCTCGCCGGATCCGTCAAGACCTACAGCGATGCCCTGGCGGTGCTGCCGCGGGCGGAAGGCTCGATGAGCAAGGAGTTTGCGGCGCGGGCGAAGACCTCGGCCAACCACCTGCAACTGCTCGGCAATACGGCGACCGAACTCGGCATCACCCTGGGTGCGGTGCTGCTCCCCGCGCTGAATGAAGTGCTCGAAGCCATCAAGCCGATGATCATCGCGGTGGCCGACTGGGCGCGAGAGCACCCGCAACTGGTGGCGATCCTCGGCAAGACGGCCGCCGCGCTGCTCATCTTCAAGGCCGGCAGCCTCGCCGCCCGTGCCGCAGCACATCTCCTGAGCATGGGGGCTTGGGGACTGATCGGGCGCTTGCGGGCGCTCCGGGGCGCATGGCTCACGGCCTCGCTCGTGCTGCAAACGCGCAGCCTGCAATCGATCCTCGGCGGGATGACGCAGGCGGCCGGGGCCGCCGGCGGACTCCTCGTCCGGCTGCGCGAGATCGCCAACTCCGGGTCGCCTCTGAAGGCGCTCGGCTGGCATCTCGGGCGCATCGGGACCGCCGCCCGCGCCGCGGCCGCGACCGTAGGAGGGGCGCTGGTTGCGGCCTTGCGCGTCGCTGGGCAGGCCGTGCTGTGGCTCTCCCGGGCGGTACTGCTGAATCCGGTCGGTCTACTCTTGGCGGGCGGGGCGATAGTCGTCATGAAATACTGGCAACCGATCTCCGGGTTCTTCCGTGGCGTGTGGAGCGGCTTGCAGGAAGGCTTGCGGGGAGTTTCCGAGGCATTCCGGCCGCTGGGTGCACTCGCGCGGTCCGCACTCGTTCCCCTGGCCTCCCTGTTTTCGCCCCTGGTGTCGGCGTTGCGATCCGTCTGGCAATGGCTCAAGGCATTGTTCCGGCCAGTCGAGGACGTGGGTGGGGCCGCCGAGGCGATGGGGAAGCGATTCGGCCTAGCGCTCGCCGCCGTGCTCCGCAAGGGCGTCGAGATGGTGCAATGGTTCGGCGAATTGCCAGGCAAATTCCTTGCCCTCGGCGGACAAATGATCGACGGTCTCCTGGCCGGCATCCGCTCCGGCTGGAGCCGGTTGAAAGCCGGACTGGGGGAACTGGGCGGTGAGATCGTCGGTCATTTCAAGTCGCTGCTCGGCATCCGCTCGCCCTCGCGGGTATTTGCGGATCTGGGCGGGGCTCTCGCCGCCGGGCTCGAACAGGGAATGCTGGGCGGTGTTCGGCGAATCACGCAGGCTGCCGGGATCCTGGCTGCAGCGGCGATCCCGGAGCTTTCGGTGCCGGCCCTCGCCGCCCCGGTGCTGCCCCGGGTCCCGGCCGTGGAGGTGCCGGCTTCGGTGCGGGGCACGCGGATTCCCGGCTTGCCGACCGCCCGCCGACTCCGGCAGGAAGGCGGGGCCGTGGTGATCCACTTCCGCCCGACCATTCATGTACAGGGGGCGGACGATCCCGGCAAGGTCCGCGCCCAGGTCGAGGAGGCGCTGCAACTGTCGCTGCGGGAGTTCGAGCGGGTGGCGCGGCAGTCCCGCCACGGCCAGTCGCGCACGGGGTATTCCTGGTGAGTTACCTGCAACTCGGCACGGTGCGCCTGGACCTCATCACCTGGGTCAACGGCTTCGAGGCCGGCTACCGTTACGCCTACGCCAGCCACGACATCATCGAGGGCAAGAGTCATCTGCAATGGACCGGGGACGAGCTGGAGACGCGCACCATGGTGGCGCAGCTCCACATGCGTTACTGCGACCCCAAGGCCGAGTTCGAGAAGTTGAAGCGGGCCGCCGAGCGCCACCAGGCCATGGCCCTGTTCTTCGCCAACGGCACTTTCGAGGGCCGTTTCGTCATCGAGGAGTTGAGCCGCACGCTCGAACATACCGACAAGCTCGGCAACATCTATCTGATGCAATTGCAGATCCAGTTGCGCGAGTGGGCAGAGCCCACGTCCGCCTCGCTCCTCGCCGGGCTCGCCCAGTCCGCCGTCGGCCAGGCGCTGGGGCTGGTCGAGAACGGCCCCGCGGTGACCCAGAACGCCCCTGCGACCGGGACGATTCCGAACACTCTCGCCGGCATGACCCGCCAGAGCGGAGCGGTGATCGCCTGATGGCCGCCTACCTGTCCTATGTCACGAAGGCCGGGGACCGATGGGGTGAGAGGAGACCGGCATGCCGGTGGCATGCCGCAGCTCCGCGAACGCCCGCACTGGGATGTGCGGGCTGGACCACGGCGCCAGGGAGGGCTGCGTGAGCGTTTACCTGTCCTATGTCACGAAGGCCGGGGACCGATGGGACCTACTCGCCTACCGCTTCTACGGCGATCCTTTCCGCTACGAGCCGATCGTCGCGGCGAATCCCCACGTGCCGATCGAGCCGGTGCTGGAATCGGGTCTCGCACTTTCGATTCCGGTGCTGGAACGCGCCGAGATCACCCCCTCGATCGAGAGTCTGCCGCCGTGGAAGCGCTGACCAAGTCGCCTGCAATGCGGACAAGAAGCACCCATGGCCGCTGATTTCGGCCTCGAAACCCCGGTCGAGGATCCGGTCTACAAGGTGATCTACAACAGCCGTGACATCACCGCGGACATCACGCCCTACGTGACCCACCTCACCTACACCGACCACGAGCACGGCCAGTCGGACGAGGTGGAGATCACGGCCGAGGACCGCGAGCATCGCTGGAAGAGCGCCTGGTATCCGGACGTCTCCGCCTGGCTCGAGGTGGAGATCGGGTACGCCGACGGCCGCCGGCTCCGCTGTGGATCATTCGAGCTCGACGAGATCGAGTTCGACGGCGTGCCGGATACGGTGCGCATCAAGGCCCTGGCGACGATCATCACGCCGAAGCTCCGGACCCATCGCTCGGCCGGCTACGACGGCAAGACCCTCAAGGGCATCGTGGAGGAAGTCGCGGCGCGCAACGGCCTCACCGTGCGCGGCGACATCGAGCCGATCGCGCTCGACCGGGTGACACAAAATCACGAGAAGGATCTGCCGTTCCTGGTGCGGCTGGCGGAGGATTTCGGCTATGCCTTCTCGGCGCGCGGCAAGTTCCTCGATTTCCATCGCGTGGCCGACCTGGAGGCGGCCGCGCCGGCACTCACCTACCGGCGCCTCGATCTCAAGCATTTCACCCTGCGCGAGAAGGCGGAAGCCACCTATCCGGAGGCTCGCGTCTCGTATCTCGACCCGGATCTCAAGAAGCTGATCCAGGATCGCGACGACCGGGACGGCATCAAGACCGGCGACACCCACGCCCTGTTGAAACGCGCCAAGGAGCGCGGCATCGCCAAGAAGAAGGCGGAGTCCCACCTGCACCTGAAGGACAAGCGCCAGATCGCGGGGTCGATCACCGTGGTCGGCGATACCCGGCTCGTGGCCGGGATCAATCTGGTATTGCAGGGGCTCTACCGGCTCGACGGCAAGTATCACGTGACCGATTCCAGCCACCGCCTGGATCGACAGGGCGGCTACGAATCGGAAGCGGAGCTCTACCGTGTCTCCGCCTAATCCCAAGATCGCGCATCTGCGCTACGGCATCGTCCGCAAGATCGACCCGCGCCGCTCGCGGGTCAAGGTGGAGTTTCCGGATCAGGACCGGCTGGTGTCGCATTGGCTCTCTCTGGCCCAGCCCAAGACCCTGAAGGACAGGGCGTACTGGATGGTCGAGCCGGGCGAGCAGGTGGTGTGCATCCTGGACGAGCACCTCGAGGACGGCACCGTGATCGGGGCGATCTACTCCCGGCCCGACCCTGCGCCCAACGGCTGGGACGAGCACTGGTTCGGGATCGTGTTCGAGGACGGCTCGATCCTGCGCTACCGCAAGGACCAGCACGAACTGCTGCTCGACCTCACCCATATGCAGGGGACGGTGATCGTCCGATCGCAAGAGGTGAAGGTCGAAGCCCAGCAAGTCCGCGTCGAGGCCGAGACCGTACAGGCCCAGGCCACGACCCTCACGGCCGAGACGCAGTCCGCGAGCGTAACGGGAATTACTGTCACCGTCTCCGCCCCCGACATTACCCTATCGGGACTCACCCACATCGATGGGGACATCGACATCTGATGGCGAGCCTCAAGCAGTTCATCGCCAACGCCAAGAGCATGTTGCAGGTCGTCACCGGCCAACCGGGCTGGCTGGATCCGCCGTCGATGCACCTGGAGCAGGTGACGAACCAGATCCGGGCCATGCTGGGATCCGCGGATCAGTTCGCCGTGCCCGACATCGACCTGCACCAGACGGATGCCAGTTTGAAGGCGGTGCTGGGCGAGGCCGACTCGACGGCGCAGCCGGCCATCTCGCTGCACGACACGGCCACAGCGCTCAAGGCCATTACCGGAAAAGCATCGGCCACGGAAGCGCCCGATATCACGCTGACGGCCACCAAAACACACGTGGATGCCACCAATAACCCGCACGCGACCACGGCCGCGCAGGTCGGCGCCATGGCGACCAGTCACCCGGCCAACGCCATCACCGGCTTCGGATCTTCGGCGCAGGCGCTCGGGTCATTGCAGAGTCCGGGCGTGGCCACCACGGTCGCACGTTCCGACCACGTCCATCCGTACCCGACCGCGGCCCAGGTCGGCGCGATCGCCAACAGCGCCGGCAGTGTGACCGACACTCTGATCGGCAACCGCACCGCCGATCCGTCCCTGGTGCCCACCGGCAACACCGGAACCCTGACGAGTTTCCTTTCCTGGTTCGCGAACCGCGTCAAGGCCGTCACCGGTACGACGAACTGGTACGACGCGCCGCCGACCACGCTCGCGGCGACGAACACGCACATCAACGCCACCAACAATCCGCACGCGACCACGGCCGCGCAGGTCGGTGCCATGGCGACCAGTCACCCGGCCAACGCCATCACCGGCTTCGGATCTTCGGCGCAGGCGCTCGGGTCATCGCAGAGTCCGGGCACGGCCACCACGGTGTCCCGGAGCGATCACAGACATCCCTATCCGACCCCGGCGCAGATCGGGGCGGCCAATGCCAACGGCGACGTCAACAATCTTTTCTATGCGGCGGAAGTCCATGTCCCCAACCAGGGAGGCTTGACCTGCACATTCAGCAGCGA
It encodes the following:
- a CDS encoding capsid cement protein, whose translation is PADLLGTAIVEAGGAISAGSAVKSGADGRALAYDTGTKVGIALTGATAAGQRIEVLLLPSA
- a CDS encoding major capsid protein, giving the protein MPQMTPAQARVIDPILTEVARGYQNAAYIGNALFPVVPVGLRGGKILQFGKEHFRLYNTARAPGSDVAVIQFGYAGQSYALADHAIAGLVPVEDLEEASQQPGIDLGSDAVRSVQDIIAIKLEVEQATLARNAALYAASNKATLSGASQWSDPSSDPIKAIEDAKEAIRGQVVMRPNTLVLGPKVFAALKQHPKIIDRIKYTGRDVPTAELLASLFGVQRVVSGDAVYQDADGVMVDVWGKDAILAYTNLSGIASRRVPSYGYTYRLRNFPVVETPWYNPAKLSWMYPVRDAMSAVLAGAEAGFLFQNAVA
- a CDS encoding DUF1320 domain-containing protein, with the translated sequence MRYVSQADIEAAIPPDTLRQLSSDDPHAAGPDWTVVEQAVAYAEELIDAHLRGRYALPLATVPTVLRNLTIDLTRCWLYGRRPEGMDFPEAVRRGCDNAMKLLKSLADGTISLGLPTGESTPTVGSPSFLAPGRVMDEGAL
- a CDS encoding Gp37 family protein produces the protein MASTLALLEAVVKRLAGAFPHLAVELYPERPSEYRLNHPRGALLVGYVRSHYGAPVDTEIMAQERSVEVSVAVLMRGLHDGAGAVPTLDAVRQAVIGWKMPDCDKSRIVGDRFLDQSAGLWTYELTFSGRTLVLEDEEPDAGPILKHITTEDGFERTETIKHPDGSITYEEFPP
- a CDS encoding phage tail sheath subtilisin-like domain-containing protein — encoded protein: MPANFLHGVETIEIEKGPRPIRGVKTAVIGLVGTAPMLDVDPADRTLNRIRLVTNDRDAERYFGQNRAGFTIPRALDAIFDQGNGPICVVVNVLDPATDTTAVTDEAKTFDAATDRAQLAHPQVSNVVVKHTSGTPVYVLNTDYTLDAANGTITRKAGGAIASGQSVKVSYSWLDPSKALNADIIGTVDGAGNRTGMQALLNAYQELGFFPKILIAPGYSTANAVATELNVLAGKLRAIALVDAPVGTTVQQAITGRGPSGAINFNYSSDRMVLCYPHLKVYDGATDSEILEPFSPRLAGRIAATDQERGYWWSASNQEIKGIVGVELPLTAMINDPTTETNLLNEAGIVTVFNAFGSGLRTWGNRSAAWPSNTHPRNFINIRRTADVIHESIEYSMLQFLDQPITDALIDAITESVNLFLRTLVMRGALIDGKCWWDKAKNPVTEIALGHLTFDITFMPPPPLERVTFESFIDINLLSQLGGNR
- a CDS encoding phage major tail tube protein; its protein translation is MAKIEINRLTNANVYLDGSSFLGRAMEVELPKVTHKFAEHKALGMVGTIEAWSGIEKMEAKFKWSSFYREVLGKAANPFKAVAVQVRGSLETYSSAGRVAEVAVVAHLLGQFDSIPAGNYKQHENVEIENGMAVSYIKLVVDGAEVLEFDAFANIYKADGQDLLATYRANIGG
- a CDS encoding phage tail assembly protein codes for the protein MTTIPLSEPLKTGDGRLLKELTVRPPRVKDLKAAQRTGGTAAEQEVALLALLVGLVPEDLDELLVADYKRLQDTFRDLVGDGG
- a CDS encoding GpE family phage tail protein — encoded protein: MLARWFRFPPSEIDRLEMLDFLKWCELAAEQINRETKTR
- a CDS encoding phage tail tape measure protein; this translates as MAGSSVTLGILITASAGAAHGALQSLGQNVERLKAVTAQARSAQVALGGEMARMRLWGAPVDGLKARYDRLGRSIERVSQTLSGIERAQARVALHRQAIGELWGQAASTAGLAMSLAAPVRSAISFESAMADVRKVVDGSDAEITRLGDTLIRMSRSLPLATTELARIAASGGELGVALRDIPAFTEEVAKMAVAFDMSAEDAGDAMAKLANVYNIPITQIGRLGDAVNQLSNESPAKARDIVNALARVGGVAKQFGLSADQAAALSSALIALGKPPEVAGMAINAMLTKLATADKQSKDFQKALGGMGMSATQLKRAIAMDAQGALLGFLKTLERVPAAERTGILVDLFGLEYADDVAVLAGSVKTYSDALAVLPRAEGSMSKEFAARAKTSANHLQLLGNTATELGITLGAVLLPALNEVLEAIKPMIIAVADWAREHPQLVAILGKTAAALLIFKAGSLAARAAAHLLSMGAWGLIGRLRALRGAWLTASLVLQTRSLQSILGGMTQAAGAAGGLLVRLREIANSGSPLKALGWHLGRIGTAARAAAATVGGALVAALRVAGQAVLWLSRAVLLNPVGLLLAGGAIVVMKYWQPISGFFRGVWSGLQEGLRGVSEAFRPLGALARSALVPLASLFSPLVSALRSVWQWLKALFRPVEDVGGAAEAMGKRFGLALAAVLRKGVEMVQWFGELPGKFLALGGQMIDGLLAGIRSGWSRLKAGLGELGGEIVGHFKSLLGIRSPSRVFADLGGALAAGLEQGMLGGVRRITQAAGILAAAAIPELSVPALAAPVLPRVPAVEVPASVRGTRIPGLPTARRLRQEGGAVVIHFRPTIHVQGADDPGKVRAQVEEALQLSLREFERVARQSRHGQSRTGYSW
- a CDS encoding phage tail protein, translating into MSYLQLGTVRLDLITWVNGFEAGYRYAYASHDIIEGKSHLQWTGDELETRTMVAQLHMRYCDPKAEFEKLKRAAERHQAMALFFANGTFEGRFVIEELSRTLEHTDKLGNIYLMQLQIQLREWAEPTSASLLAGLAQSAVGQALGLVENGPAVTQNAPATGTIPNTLAGMTRQSGAVIA
- a CDS encoding tail protein X → MSVYLSYVTKAGDRWDLLAYRFYGDPFRYEPIVAANPHVPIEPVLESGLALSIPVLERAEITPSIESLPPWKR
- a CDS encoding Cro/Cl family transcriptional regulator is translated as MAADFGLETPVEDPVYKVIYNSRDITADITPYVTHLTYTDHEHGQSDEVEITAEDREHRWKSAWYPDVSAWLEVEIGYADGRRLRCGSFELDEIEFDGVPDTVRIKALATIITPKLRTHRSAGYDGKTLKGIVEEVAARNGLTVRGDIEPIALDRVTQNHEKDLPFLVRLAEDFGYAFSARGKFLDFHRVADLEAAAPALTYRRLDLKHFTLREKAEATYPEARVSYLDPDLKKLIQDRDDRDGIKTGDTHALLKRAKERGIAKKKAESHLHLKDKRQIAGSITVVGDTRLVAGINLVLQGLYRLDGKYHVTDSSHRLDRQGGYESEAELYRVSA
- a CDS encoding phage baseplate assembly protein V, coding for MSPPNPKIAHLRYGIVRKIDPRRSRVKVEFPDQDRLVSHWLSLAQPKTLKDRAYWMVEPGEQVVCILDEHLEDGTVIGAIYSRPDPAPNGWDEHWFGIVFEDGSILRYRKDQHELLLDLTHMQGTVIVRSQEVKVEAQQVRVEAETVQAQATTLTAETQSASVTGITVTVSAPDITLSGLTHIDGDIDI